One genomic window of Candidatus Methylomirabilis lanthanidiphila includes the following:
- a CDS encoding transcriptional regulator yields the protein MAKFAPFDAADYLDNEETIAEYLTAALEDPNPDVFLTAVRDVARARGMAQLAKDAGLGRESLYKALAPGAKPRYDTMLKLLHALGVKLSASPAHS from the coding sequence ATGGCCAAATTTGCCCCTTTCGATGCTGCCGACTACCTCGACAATGAGGAGACCATTGCGGAATATCTTACCGCTGCCCTCGAAGATCCGAATCCCGACGTATTCCTCACCGCGGTGCGCGATGTTGCTCGTGCCCGGGGCATGGCGCAACTTGCCAAAGACGCCGGTCTTGGACGCGAGAGCCTCTACAAAGCGCTTGCGCCTGGTGCCAAGCCGCGCTACGACACGATGCTAAAGCTGCTCCATGCGCTCGGCGTGAAGCTCTCGGCGTCTCCCGCCCATTCGTGA
- a CDS encoding transcriptional regulator gives MAKFAPFDAADYLDNEQTIAEYLTAALEDPNPDVFLTAVRDVARARGMAQLAKDAGLGRESLYKALAPGAKPRYDTMLKLLHALGVKLSASPAHS, from the coding sequence ATGGCCAAATTTGCCCCCTTCGATGCCGCCGACTACCTCGACAATGAGCAGACCATTGCGGAATATCTCACCGCTGCCCTCGAAGATCCGAATCCCGACGTATTCCTCACCGCAGTGCGCGATGTCGCTCGTGCCCGCGGCATGGCGCAACTTGCCAAAGATGCCGGTCTTGGACGCGAGAGCCTTTACAAGGCGCTTGCGCCCGGCGCCAAGCCGCGCTACGACACGATGTTAAAGCTGCTTCATGCGCTCGGCGTCAAACTCTCGGCCTCTCCCGCCCATTCGTAA
- a CDS encoding cyclic pyranopterin monophosphate synthase: MKPSIEHPPTFLDLLSRPLRSLRLSVTDRCNLRCQYCMPEEEYVWLPRKEILTLEEASGLVDIFVELGVNKVRLTGGEPLVRRDLAALVKMIARNPRIEDLAITTNGLLLAESAQALYDAGLHRVTVSLDTLRPDRFTALTRKDSHAKVLNGIEAAQRAGFKGLKIDSVIMRGVNDDELADLLEFGKQINAEIRFIEYMDVGGATHWSMEKVFSRTEILEVLMRQYGRIEPVASEGWAPADQFVLPDGTVFGIVASTTTPFCRTCDRSRLTADGRWYLCLYAQHGIDLRAPLRAGASKAELMSMIVSGWTKRSDRGAEERNELRLRDALVSVEELRQDPHLEMHTRGG; encoded by the coding sequence ATGAAGCCGTCTATCGAACACCCCCCAACGTTTCTTGACCTGTTGAGCAGACCGCTTCGCAGTCTGCGTCTGTCGGTGACCGACAGGTGCAACCTGCGTTGCCAGTACTGCATGCCCGAGGAGGAATACGTCTGGCTTCCGCGCAAAGAGATCCTGACATTGGAGGAAGCGAGCGGTCTGGTCGATATTTTTGTAGAGCTTGGCGTCAATAAGGTTCGTCTTACTGGAGGCGAGCCGCTCGTCCGCAGGGATCTTGCGGCCCTGGTGAAGATGATCGCGCGCAACCCGCGGATCGAGGACCTTGCGATCACCACCAACGGGCTCTTGTTGGCTGAGTCCGCGCAGGCGCTGTATGACGCCGGTTTGCACCGCGTCACGGTCAGTCTGGATACCCTGCGCCCCGATCGCTTTACGGCACTGACTCGAAAAGACTCCCACGCAAAGGTACTGAATGGGATCGAGGCGGCTCAGCGAGCCGGCTTCAAGGGACTGAAGATCGATAGTGTCATCATGCGGGGGGTGAACGACGACGAACTCGCGGATCTGCTGGAGTTTGGTAAGCAGATCAACGCGGAGATCCGTTTCATCGAGTACATGGATGTGGGCGGGGCGACTCACTGGTCGATGGAGAAGGTCTTCTCCAGGACGGAGATCCTTGAGGTACTGATGCGGCAGTACGGCCGTATTGAGCCGGTCGCGTCCGAAGGCTGGGCGCCTGCCGATCAGTTTGTCCTGCCGGATGGGACGGTATTCGGCATCGTGGCATCAACAACGACGCCGTTCTGTCGTACCTGCGACAGGAGTCGGCTGACCGCCGATGGTAGATGGTACTTGTGCCTGTACGCCCAACACGGGATCGACCTGCGGGCGCCGCTCCGAGCCGGGGCCTCGAAAGCGGAGCTGATGTCGATGATCGTCTCCGGATGGACCAAGCGAAGCGATCGCGGCGCCGAAGAGCGGAACGAGCTTCGGCTGAGAGACGCGTTGGTTTCGGTAGAGGAACTTAGACAAGACCCCCACCTTGAAATGCACACCAGGGGCGGGTAG
- a CDS encoding ferredoxin: MAYVVADPCIGTKDHACVDVCPVECFYEGEELLFIHPEECIDCAACEPECPVAAIFEASQVPEQWTHFIQMNADACKDGHTMPVAVQRAVWEAQKEEEGSVANLYYKKYPAKH; this comes from the coding sequence ATGGCGTACGTTGTCGCCGATCCATGTATCGGCACCAAAGACCATGCGTGTGTAGATGTCTGTCCGGTGGAATGCTTCTACGAGGGTGAGGAGCTGCTCTTTATCCATCCGGAGGAGTGCATCGATTGCGCCGCCTGTGAGCCGGAGTGCCCGGTTGCCGCAATCTTCGAAGCGAGCCAGGTACCGGAGCAGTGGACACATTTCATCCAGATGAACGCCGATGCGTGCAAGGATGGACATACCATGCCGGTGGCGGTCCAGCGGGCGGTGTGGGAAGCTCAGAAAGAGGAAGAGGGGAGCGTCGCCAACCTCTACTACAAAAAGTACCCCGCGAAGCATTAA
- a CDS encoding mrp produces the protein MDTSEIEAEVIEVLRTCYDPEIPVNIYDMGLIYDVKAEDSGLVRVMMTLTSPHCPAAAQLPAEVEMKVRCVPGVADAEVKVVWDPPWDPSKLSEAAKLQLGFL, from the coding sequence ATGGATACAAGTGAGATCGAGGCGGAGGTCATTGAGGTCCTGCGGACCTGTTATGATCCCGAGATCCCTGTCAACATCTATGATATGGGGCTGATCTATGATGTGAAGGCCGAGGACTCGGGACTCGTCAGGGTGATGATGACCCTTACGTCGCCTCATTGTCCGGCTGCCGCGCAGCTGCCGGCTGAAGTCGAGATGAAGGTGCGGTGCGTGCCCGGCGTGGCGGATGCCGAGGTCAAGGTTGTCTGGGACCCTCCATGGGATCCGTCCAAGCTGTCCGAAGCCGCCAAGCTTCAGCTTGGCTTCCTGTAG
- a CDS encoding nitrogen fixation protein NifU, protein MSDLRELYQEVILDHNKRPQNFRKLETANRTAEGYNPLCGDQITVYLRVEDQVIKEVAFQGSGCAISKASASMMTTVVKGKTAAEAQRLFEMFHTMVTADLDTASDPAVVGKLAAFAGVREFPVRVKCATLSWHTLHAALEGRGQAASLE, encoded by the coding sequence ATGTCGGACCTGCGAGAACTGTATCAGGAGGTCATTCTCGACCATAACAAGCGGCCGCAAAATTTCCGGAAACTGGAAACCGCCAACCGTACGGCCGAAGGGTACAATCCCCTGTGCGGCGATCAGATCACGGTGTACCTGCGTGTCGAAGATCAGGTGATCAAGGAGGTTGCCTTTCAGGGATCAGGATGCGCCATCTCGAAGGCTTCCGCATCGATGATGACGACGGTAGTGAAGGGGAAGACGGCAGCAGAAGCGCAGCGGCTTTTTGAGATGTTTCACACAATGGTCACGGCCGATCTGGATACCGCATCTGATCCGGCTGTGGTCGGGAAGCTGGCGGCCTTTGCGGGCGTACGAGAGTTCCCGGTTCGCGTCAAGTGCGCGACATTGTCTTGGCATACGTTGCATGCTGCGCTGGAGGGGAGAGGGCAGGCCGCCTCGCTGGAATAG
- a CDS encoding cysteine sulfinate desulfinase — protein MSAVTGLSASATLPEVNMAFDVERIRKDFPVLRQLVHGKPLVYLDNAATSQKPEAVVEALDRYYLTGNSNVHRGIHLLSERATEAFEGARAKVARFFNVGDVREIVFVRGATEGINLVAHSFAGPRLTAGDEILISEMEHHSNIVPWQIVCQQTGALLRVVPINDDGELRLDEYERLLGPRTRLVSIVHVSNALGTINPVKQVIEMAHERGVPVVIDGAQAAPHLPVDVQALDCDFYVCSGHKLFGPTGIGVVFGKARHLEAMPPYQGGGDMILSVTFEKTIYNEAPLKFEAGTPHIAGAIGLGAAIDYVGSIGLDRIAAYEHELLAYATDAVSTISGVRIIGTAKEKAGILSFVFDDIHAHDIGTILDQDGIAIRTGHHCAQPVLQRFGVPATARVSVAFYNTRDEIDALVKAIYKVTELFG, from the coding sequence CAAGGATTTTCCCGTGCTCAGGCAGCTCGTTCACGGCAAGCCGCTGGTCTACCTTGACAATGCGGCGACGAGCCAGAAGCCGGAGGCCGTCGTCGAGGCGCTGGACCGGTATTACCTGACCGGCAATTCCAACGTGCATCGGGGGATCCACCTGTTGAGCGAGCGGGCCACAGAGGCCTTTGAGGGTGCCAGGGCCAAGGTAGCGCGCTTTTTTAACGTAGGGGATGTGCGCGAGATCGTCTTCGTGCGCGGCGCCACAGAGGGGATCAACCTGGTGGCCCACAGCTTTGCCGGGCCGCGTCTGACGGCGGGGGACGAGATCCTCATCTCTGAGATGGAGCACCACTCGAATATCGTCCCGTGGCAGATCGTGTGTCAGCAAACCGGCGCACTCCTGCGGGTCGTACCGATTAACGACGACGGTGAGTTGCGGCTGGACGAATACGAGCGGTTGCTGGGCCCAAGGACGCGACTGGTCTCGATCGTGCACGTCTCAAATGCCCTTGGCACGATCAATCCGGTGAAGCAGGTGATTGAGATGGCCCACGAGCGGGGCGTGCCTGTCGTCATCGATGGCGCCCAGGCGGCACCCCATCTGCCGGTGGATGTTCAGGCGCTGGACTGTGACTTTTATGTCTGCTCCGGCCATAAGCTGTTCGGTCCTACCGGCATCGGTGTCGTGTTCGGAAAGGCTCGCCATCTCGAGGCGATGCCGCCATACCAGGGTGGGGGCGACATGATCCTCTCGGTTACCTTCGAGAAGACGATCTACAACGAGGCGCCGTTGAAGTTTGAGGCCGGGACGCCCCACATTGCCGGCGCCATCGGACTCGGCGCAGCGATCGATTACGTGGGCAGCATCGGGCTCGACCGGATCGCCGCCTACGAGCACGAGCTGCTGGCGTATGCGACGGATGCTGTCTCCACCATCTCCGGCGTACGGATCATCGGGACTGCGAAAGAGAAGGCGGGTATCCTCTCCTTCGTCTTTGATGATATTCATGCGCACGATATCGGGACAATCCTGGATCAGGATGGGATCGCGATCCGGACCGGCCATCACTGCGCGCAGCCGGTACTGCAGCGGTTTGGCGTGCCGGCCACCGCCAGGGTATCGGTGGCGTTCTACAACACGCGAGACGAGATCGACGCGCTGGTCAAGGCGATCTACAAGGTCACCGAGCTGTTTGGCTGA